Proteins encoded together in one Rhinopithecus roxellana isolate Shanxi Qingling chromosome 3, ASM756505v1, whole genome shotgun sequence window:
- the TMED7 gene encoding transmembrane emp24 domain-containing protein 7 — protein MPRLGYAQRWAAAAGRWGCRLFALLLLVPGPGGASEITFELPDNAKQCFYEDIAQGTKCTLEFQVITGGHYDVDCRLEDPDGKVLYKEMKKQYDSFTFTASKNGTYKFCFSNEFSTFTHKTVYFDFQVGEDPPLFPSENRVSALTQMESACVSIHEALKSVIDYQTHFRLREAQGRSRAEDLNTRVAYWSVGEALILLVVSIGQVFLLKSFFSDKRTTTTRVGS, from the exons ATGCCGCGGCTGGGGTACGCGCAGCGCTGGGCGGCCGCCGCGGGCCGTTGGGGCTGCAGGCTGTTCgcactgctgctgctggtgccTGGACCCGGAGGCGCCTCTGAGATCACCTTCGAGCTTCCTGACAACGCCAAGCAGTGCTTCTACGAGGACATCGCTCAGGGCACCAAGTGCACCCTGGAGTTCCAG GTGATTACTGGTGGTCACTATGATGTAGACTGTCGATTAGAAGATCCTGATGGTAAAGTGTTATACAAAGAGATGAAGAAACAGTATGATAGTTTTACCTTCACAGCCTCCAAAAATGGGACATACAAATTTTGCTTCAGCAATGAATTTTCTACTTTCACACATAAAACtgtatattttgattttcaagttGGAGAAGACCCACCTTTGTTTCCTAGTGAGAACCGAGTCAGTGCTCTTACCCag ATGGAATCTGCCTGTGTTTCAATTCACGAAGCTCTGAAGTCTGTCATCGATTATCAGACTCATTTCCGATTAAGAGAAGCTCAAGGCCGAAGCCGAGCAGAGGATCTAAATACAAGAGTGGCCTATTGGTCAGTAGGAGAAGCCCTCATTCTTCTGGTGGTTAGCATAGGGCAggtatttcttttgaaaagttttttctCAGATAAAAGAACCACCACAACTCGTGTTGGATCATAA